A part of Scleropages formosus chromosome 3, fSclFor1.1, whole genome shotgun sequence genomic DNA contains:
- the LOC114909042 gene encoding centromere protein X-like isoform X3 — MEERTTEVVFKKETVGKLLSLFFKDEKTKVSGDAVILMAEMLKIFVEEAARRSQKQAAAEDCDVVDIEHFEKILPQLYNSNFKISSTLLSHFLPVPNIQIAADLNALKK, encoded by the exons ATGGAGGAAAGGACGACTgaagttgtttttaaaaag GAGACTGTCGGCAAACTACTGTCACTCTTTTTCAAGGATGAAAAAACTAAAG TCAGTGGTGACGCTGTCATCCTAATGGCCGAgatgttgaagatctttgtggaAG AAGCAGCCCGGAGGTCTCAGAAGCAGGCGGCTGCGGAGGATTGTGACGTTGTGGACATTGAGCACTTTGAAAAGATCCTGCCCCAACTG TATAATTCAAATTTCAAGATTTCAAGTACCCTGCTTTCACATTTTCTGCCAGTTCCGAACATACAAATAGCTGCtgatttaaatgctttaaaaaaatga
- the LOC114909042 gene encoding centromere protein X-like isoform X2 — protein sequence MEERTTEVVFKKETVGKLLSLFFKDEKTKVSGDAVILMAEMLKIFVEEAARRSQKQAAAEDCDVVDIEHFEKILPQLLLDF from the exons ATGGAGGAAAGGACGACTgaagttgtttttaaaaag GAGACTGTCGGCAAACTACTGTCACTCTTTTTCAAGGATGAAAAAACTAAAG TCAGTGGTGACGCTGTCATCCTAATGGCCGAgatgttgaagatctttgtggaAG AAGCAGCCCGGAGGTCTCAGAAGCAGGCGGCTGCGGAGGATTGTGACGTTGTGGACATTGAGCACTTTGAAAAGATCCTGCCCCAACTG CTCCTGGATTTCTGA
- the LOC114909042 gene encoding centromere protein X-like isoform X1: MEERTTEVVFKKETVGKLLSLFFKDEKTKVSGDAVILMAEMLKIFVEEAARRSQKQAAAEDCDVVDIEHFEKILPQLQKFTRNGSRRHTTDMTRNKLRQK, translated from the exons ATGGAGGAAAGGACGACTgaagttgtttttaaaaag GAGACTGTCGGCAAACTACTGTCACTCTTTTTCAAGGATGAAAAAACTAAAG TCAGTGGTGACGCTGTCATCCTAATGGCCGAgatgttgaagatctttgtggaAG AAGCAGCCCGGAGGTCTCAGAAGCAGGCGGCTGCGGAGGATTGTGACGTTGTGGACATTGAGCACTTTGAAAAGATCCTGCCCCAACTG CAAAAATTCACACGCAACGGCTCAAGACGGCACACAACAGACATGACACGTAACAAATTACGACAAAAATAA